The genomic interval TCCTCTGCAGGGTATTTTTATACGAGTAGATGTCACAGGAACATCTTGCATTTAATAGTGAGTCAAAGTTAGATGATCGGAACAGGTTATTCCAGCAGGTTTGCATCTGTGCAATTATTCATCTCTGCTCAGGAAGCCCAGCCCTGGTTCTGTTAGCCATCTCTCCTTCTCACACCGCCACTGATTTAATTCCCAGTGGCCCATCTGCTCCTTTGCTGTACCTATGTTTATGATTCACATACAGTACTGACATTTCAGCGATAAGCCCCGTTTGAACTGGATCCACTTGTCATCCAGCCTTCTGGTGTAAAAATACAGATGTGttatcagagctgctgcttgtgcTCCAGGGTGGGGCCCTGCGCTGTTATCAGACACTGTTTCCAGTCTTGCCtggtttccttttctcttcttctccataAATATTTAATCCACTGTCAGTGCATTGCTACACTCTGGAGTAGTGCAACGTCTGTGGAACAAGAAATCACTTCTTTGGTATTTGGGCACGTTCAGATTCTTCTTCCTGATGCTGGAAGAGGGAATGGGATGGTCACTATTAGCAATGACATTTAATACCAGTGACTGAGGAATGAATAACATAAACATTGCATGTCCGTTGTTTGTTTATCCACCTCTATCTTTTGCACTGGCTCTTGAAACAAAAGTGAGGTGAAAGACTTATCTTATCAGAGCTTGTGGGATCCCAGATATTGTGATGGAATCTATACCATGGAAAAGGTGGCTTTTAGATAGGGCATGTATACATGCAGAATGCATCATACTGAAGTCCTGAATCTGAAGGGTCTCTCTGACCTgtgccagccagccagcagtGTTTATGCCATCATGTGTGTTAagggctgcatgtttttctagGACAGCAAAGTGGACAAATGTGGAAATTCAGATCACTATGTTCCCTCATTCTCTCCTTCTCCagtccctttcttttccccttttctgcgCACTTTCAGACCAGGATGCCCTGAGGTTATCAGGTTGAAAAAAGGGAGGAGATTCACATCTTAGAACACAGTGCTGGACTTAGGATTGTGCTGTGCTCTTGATGTCCTGCTCTTGCACAGCTTGCACTATTGCAGGACAGGACTTTTCTCTGTGGGGCCATTTTCCCAATCTCTGAGGCACCATCACATTCAATCTGAGGGATCAGTCTGGGTTTTCCTAGGATCTTGGATGAAACCAGACCGAAGTCTGAATTCCTTGTTGGTATAAACTTGCAGTTCTTCTCTGGCCTCAGAGTGATCCTGAGCCACCTTTTGGCccagaatatttaaaaaacaaagcttgAGCCTTCCTTTTGATTTGCCCCTTTTTCACAGCTCTTTTCTAAATTACCGTTAGGATGCTGAGAAATGTTTTTATGTCTTGCTTTCCAAACTAGGCACTGTTTGTATTGGGTTTCCAGAAATGTCTTGGGTCATTTCTTTTCCACTGCTTCTGTTAATCAGTAAACACAACGTCAGCTGCACCTCTTATCCCTGGTGATGCTGGTGGGTGAACATGTGCCTTACAGACGGGCAGGGAGGAGCCACTGAGGGAAATAAAGGTCTTACAGCAGGAACTTGGCATGTTCTCACTGTTCAGCAAGTCCCGAATTCAGCCTCACCAAAGATGCTCGAACCACAGAGGCAGAGAAGGCGCACGGGTCGCAATTACCTATGAGAAATTGGAGCAGGACGGGCTGTACTGTTGACTTGTGCCTTGGCTGCATGTCTCCTTTGTTGGTTTCTCTCACTTAAGCCAGGGAGGGGTTTGCTCGTATGTTCCCAGAGATCACTCTGGAAGTTGGTTAGTAAATAAAAGGTGCTAGGGAGTGTCACTGCAGTACAGGAGTGGGTTGCTCTGTGTGGAGATGAAATACTGTTTAAATGTGTTATGTGTTTAACGTCACTAGTGCCTCAGTGACAACcctgcagtcttttttttccttccacccATGCTgcgggggggagggaggaatgTGTCTAGCATGAAAGGGCTGTGAGCTTTCCAGCCTTCTCTGCGTGCAGGACTCACAGCAGGGCcgtgttggttttgtttccctgcAGCCACATAAACAGCGACAGCTTCCTCTGCGACTGCCAGCTGAAATGGTTGCCCCAGTGGTTAGTTGAGAAAGAGCTGCAATCCTCTGTGGTGGCCACCTGCGCCCATCCTGAGTCACTGAAAAGCAAGAGCatttttgccatcctgccagaaagttttgtgtgtGGTAAGTCTTGCCTGTGTGCTTTGAGGTTGTATGAAGGGTAGGACTCACTTGGGAAACATTGTCTTTTGACTACTAGCATGTTATTACGAGcgggtttctgttttgttttgttatccAGTGGGATCAAAGGAAGCCCAagcctgcattttaaaaatttgtcaCTGGCTACAATTTACTTCCCACCAAAACCACACAGCGCATTGCTTGCATCCAGTGTGTTCCTTACAGCTCCCGATGTTCAATCAAAGGGTCTGATGCTTGTTCCTGTTCCAGATGGGGCTGCACAGAGACTTCTCCCGTTCTCTTGGTTTGATACCACCAAGACTGCAGCTATAATTATTTTCACTCTACAGTGTTCTGAGCTTCTTCTGTGGCTTTGTGTTCTTCACTCATCTTTCGTCCCTCTTGCAAATAACTAAAGggttaaaaaagagaaaaacagcagaggaGAATCCCCTCATCACAGCTCCCTTTTTGGGGCCAGTAAGGCGTGACACATGAACCAACAGTTGCATTATAATCTTGCTTTTTGTATCctacagttgttttttcttctgaacagCACCTACTGCTGTTCTCCCACCCAAACACCGCAGTTGACTGCACCTGAGCTGTGGCTGCAAAGCAGCTTTACTTAATACCCAGCACACACATAAACATCTACTAACTCTCTtgtaaaggaaagaaatgtaaatgaTTGGATGAAGCCAAAGGCGATGCCACTAATGCATCCAGCTTTGGGGCAAAGTAAAGGCCTGGTTTGGTGAGCCAAACCCTGTGCTGTGGAGCCAACCAGTGTGGATCCTGGGGGGAGCTGCACATGGCTGTttgatgaaggaaaaaatgagcTTTTGAGAATGCTATTGATCTAAGTTGGATGCATGACTTGCATTGAACGCAGAGCAAAAGCTTTGTTCCAGctggtgtcccctgtccctcccGATCCCAGGCTGGCAGGGCTCTTCCTAGGTGGCCTCTGAGCGAGTCTGGGAGGCTTTGCTGTGTTCATCTGGAAGAAGAGATCATGAAGGCTCCATCCCCACAGCAACATCACAAAGCGAAGACAGCTTTGCTTCTCCAGTGCCTGCCAAGTCCTCCAGGCACTAGTACTCCTGGTTCCAGAGGCCTGGTTGTTTAATTAAACCTTAGTCAAATATTAAATTACACCATTTGTAGAAATCTAATAAATGAATCTGCTTGGAACTTTGCTAAAACCAACAGtcttgagggcagagagaaAGCATGCAAAGCTTTCCACTCCAGACGGGTGACAGGCAAatacagctgcttctgctttgaCAGCGTGTGCTGCTGTCACCTTGCTTGCAAGAATTTATACCCAGAGGTGGCATTTGCAGCACTTTTAAGtgtcctcctgctctcccctcctGCTTCACGCTAATGCAGGCCTGGAGGTGAAATTGTAAATTCAGTATTGCTCTTAATGAATGGGGTGTACAAGGAAGAATGTTTTCTTTGGACCACAGTATCTTTCTGAGGTTCAGCTACACTGGTGAAGAGAACTAGGCATTGTGTAGGTGTTTGAGGATCATGAAGTGACCATCTCAGTCCACTGGTTACAGAAGGAAGCAGAGGAACCAGAGTCCCAGCTTAGAGCAGCTGCTCAGTGGAGTTGTGTGTGGCACATCTGCACTGCAGAGCCAGTCTCGGTGGACCTTGCAAGAGAAGCTGCCCTCCTGGTGTAGACAACAGTGGATGTAAAAGCAGATGTGCTGTAGTGTGCTGTAGTGTCTTTCACTTACGCCCTGCTCATTTCTCATTGCATCTCTCTGCTTGCTCCAATCTTCCTCATAGTCCAGGACTAACTAGGCCTGTTGCTTTCTTTTAGATGATTTCCCCAAGCCGCAGATCATCATCCAGCCCGAGACGACGGTGGCTGTCCTTGGGAAGGACATCCGTTTCACGTGCTCGGCCGCCAGCAGTAGCAGCTCCCCCATGATGTTTGCGTGGAAGAAAGACAATGAGATGCTGCACAATGCTGAGATCGAGAACTTTGCCCACGTGCGGGCAAAGGATGGTGAGGTGATGGAATACACCACCATTCTGCACCTCCGGCATGTCACCTTCACCCATGAAGGGCGTTACCAGTGTATCATCACCAACCACTTTGGCTCTACCTACTCCAACAAGGCCCGACTCACTGTTAATGGTGAGTAGGAAGCTGCTTTCTCATTCCTTTCCTCAGCCTGAGTCAGTACAATTCTCTGGGACCCACTTTTGGCAGGCAGTTACTCCTGAGGGTCCATTCCTGATGGTGAGGACCTCCAAACCTCTTCACGCCACGAGCTTGCATCTCTGTGGATGCTGAAAAATGCCATGTGGGGAGCACATGCCCAGCTTGTGATGGCTTCCATCCAGCCAGGCACTTCAGCACATTCTGAACAGCTTTAGCTGCCTCTCTTTGGCTGTTCCTGTGGAGTCTCTGCCTAACGAAATGGccaaatgcaaatgaaaatacaaaaggaTACAAAGAAGAGATAATGGGGTTTATTTCCAGGTTAACCATAGAAGAAAAGTAACCTTAGTTCCATGTTTGATGATCCTCAGTGGGGTCTTGGACTCTGCAGATAGGTGTATGCTGCAGAAACACATTGTTAGTCCCAAGCCGTTTAGATGCATCCTGTAAAAGCAGCTTATCGTTTACCATCCTCTTGCCTATAGGTAATGATGACATCCATCTCCTGTCTAGGAGGGAAATCAGAACTGCCCAGAAGATGGTGTTTTCCCCATGGAGTTGCTCATccctttttcttgttcttctttcccAGTGCTGCCCTCATTTATCAAAACTCCCCACGACATCACGAGCCGGACAGGGACGACAGCACGGCTGGAATGTGCTGCTGAGGGACACCCCACCCCACAGATCGCCTGGCAGAAAGATGGGGGCACGGACTTCCCCGCAGCCCGAGAACGCCGCATGCACGTCATGCCTGACGACGACGTCTTCTTCATTACGGATGTGAAGATAGAAGACATGGGTGTCTACAGCTGCACGGCACAGAACTCTGCAGGGTCTGTGCTTGCAAACGCCACCCTGACTGTACTGGGTAAGAGGCACTGTGGTGTCCCAAGAAACCAGGTGTTCTGGAAGTGGGGACTGGAAGGGATTGCTGTTGGAGCTCTTCAGCAGTTGCAGATACAGAAAGGGGGCAAAGAGGCAGTGCTCTGCACTAgtcttgtttcattcttttacACTGTAGCTAACTAAGGAAAAATACCCTGCTAATTAAGGGGAGCCATGAGCTGCGCTTCCTCATGTGCCAAGGAAGCCCCTCCAACCACCCTATTTCCTGCTTGGTAAAATTACTTCAAAAGGAAATTGCACTCCATCTCTCTTGCTCTATGAAGTGATTCACGTGTGTCAGCCACTGTCCCTTGTCCTCGGGGGTTTCTTTGTTGGGAAGACTTAACACCGCCTGGTTATGGGAAGGCCTTGGTTGTGATTGTTTAGATGTGTTGTGGTTTGCAGTTGCCACGCTCCTGGGTACCTGGCCGTGGAGTACCAGCAATCTGTACATTTATCTATAAGAACATCAGTTGCATTcaattattttagaagaaatcGGTTGTTACACTGTCTCCAAgaattaatttctgtgtttattctCCTGCAGAGACACCGTCTTTGATTCATCCACTGGAAGACCACGTAGTGTCTGTAGGTGAGACTGTGGCACTTCAGTGCAAAGCCACGGGGAGCCCTCCTCCCCGCATCACCTGGCTGAAAGGTGACCAGCCCCTCATCGTGACAGAAAGGCATCACTTCACCTCTGGCAACCAGCTGCTGATTGTTAGGAACGTTGTCTTGGAGGATGCGGGGAAATACACCTGTGAAATGTCCaacaccctggggacagagcgTGCGCACAGCCACGTGAGCATTTTACAGTCCCTGGGCTGTCGGAAGGACCGTACGACTGTGGGGATCATCACCATCGCCGTGGTGTGTAGCATTGTGCTGACGTCTCTGGTCTGGGTCTGCATCATCTACCAAACCAGGAAGAAGAGCGAGGAGTACAGCGTCACCAACACAGGTAGCTCTGGGCTCCTGCTGAGGCTCCCTCTGGCCTTTTGTGCTGTCAGGCTTCCTGCTGCGGCTGGATCGGCAGGTCAGGTCGCCACACAATCACACTGGAAAAGCAGTTGGCTTATCTCAGTGGTTCTCTTGGCTTGGAAAGCTGGAGCCAGCTTTCAGCTGCTGTCGAAGCGTGTTCAGAGCTGCATTTCCCCACTTGGCTGGCTCTTCAGAAAGGTCTTTTCCACTTGGCAATAGTTACACGTTGCTTTGCTACTTTGATTTTCCATGACCATAAACGATAACTCTTTGGACAGTCTGGATTATATCCATGATGCTGGGAACCTGTCTTACTTCTTGGAAATCTCTATTTTCAAAGACTTTGTAttcaaaaaatagaaaaattaggCTTTGAAGGTGGATTCCCATTTTCCATGTTGCCCGTAAGAGCTGTTGTAGCCCTGTTGATGAGGGGCATCCCTTACTTTTCTGGGGAAGAAGCAGCATTTACTGCTTCCTACTGATCTTCAAAGGGGATAATTTGGTGCTGCAATAAGTGTTGCAGGGAGAAACAACTCTTCTGCCTGCAACATTATACAACCTCTGAACAGGAGTATGGAAGAACCAGCCTAAGGCTCACAACCCTGCTGGCATTTGCAGCTTTCCGATGTATCACCCTTAGCTGCAGATATAGTACAATGGAGGATTTTAAAGACGTGGAGGCAGGAATGTCTTGGATACCATATGACCAGTGCAAAGTGtaactggggattttctccctttttccagtcCTGAGCATCTGGGCCTTCATGTTTTGTGTAATTGAGTTGGTTTGCGTAACAGGGGAAACTGAAATTGCCTGACATAAAAAGCCAAGGATAACTAAGGAGCTTAGACTTACCTGCCTGCTTCTGTGAGTCAAAGGCCCTGTTCTCCAGAAGTCTGTTACTCATGACTTTGGGAGACAGAGGACTTGAGTCAAATGCGGTACTCGGAATTtcaggggaaaaggaaagatttaTTTGCCCTGAAGAGACAGTTCCATCTCCACCTACCGGGTACTGACCGCACCAAAGGCAAACACCCAAAATGGCTTTACAGCACGGTATCTCACAGCTTTAAGCTTTGAAAAATCAGGGGTGACGCTTCTGAGGAGAATGGGGTGTTCAGGCATTTCTGTTTCCATCACATCTACAGAAAATACCAGAAATACCCAAATCCCTcttgaaaatgtgatttttttttatgtgtctttgaaaacagaagccTTTGTATCCTACTAAGAACTGACATTTCTCTGCTCCCGTTGCTCTAGATGAGACTATTGTGCCCCCCGATGTGCCGAGCTACTTGTCTTCACAAGGGACCCTGTCTGACCGGCAGGACGTGGTCGTCAGAGTAGAGAACCAGCAGCCCAATGGGCACATAGACAGCAACGGTGAGAACCCGTTTAATTGGTTTTTCTGTAATGCTGTATCTGAACTCGATACGAGGAGGGAGAAATCACAGAACAAAGTACTTCTGTGCTCGTTATGAGTTATCGGGAAGATCTGCATAATGTCATTCTCTAGCTGCTGCATTTATGCAGAACAAGGATCTGTGTTTCACCTCACAAAGCTCTCCTGTAGCTGTCCTCTCCCCATCATGACTGTTCATACAAGCCGGCTGCTTCAGAAACTGCTCAGTCAGGCCCTAAGGACTATTTTTTTGCTAATTTTGGATTAATTCTTTGGCACTACAGTTACCCCTAATTAAGCTCTACtagaaaatacataaacagtgcctgtccctgccttcaGGCTTAGAAATTAAATGCTGGggttttattgtatttaaacaGGTTAGGAAGGAAAAGTTAAGCATTCTGGACCAAGATTCTCCAGAGATTGCACAGCATCTTGTTCTCTTAACCATTAGCTTAAAATTTTTACCttcattgctattttttttccctttcacagCTTTTACTGTAGAACTAAGACTAACAAGTCATTCAGCTGGGAGCAGATGGTTGTAATCTTTAGTCAGATGGTTCGTTTGTTACAGGTATTTGTCAGACTGATGCTGGAAGGTGTCCAGATGTTGAAGCTGCCACCGCAGGTTGCAGACAGCCAAAGCTGTGCATCGGCTATAGTAAAGACACTTGGAAAACTGAAGATGTGGCGGATGGAATGCTTGTTCCAGATAAGACAGGTACAAAACCCATTAATCTGGAAAGGTATTTTGTGTTTGTACAGATCAGAAAGCACTCCCAGTCAGACAGCATTAAGAGAAGAAATTGttaccttcagaaaaaaaagcccagaatgATTCTCAGGTGTGAGCAGAGTAaatttaccttcccttgcttccTTTGATCCTCTGTCAAGCTTGGGTAGTATGAATTCGAGGAACCATCAGAAAGACGAAAGCTCCCAATAGCCATTGCTTGCAGCTGGCTGGTCAGTATTTTGATTTGAGCTCTTCCTAAAACACGAGAGCAGTTACAAACTGAAGGTGTTAACGTTTCTCATGCTCATCACTGGGGTTGTCAGTTTCAAAAAAGctcagctatttattttttcttttcaaaatgtaagGGTGGTTTTTGGCACTACACCTGCCTCTGCCCTTTGCCAATTTCTTGGGTGTTACACTCATACTTTGCTATTTTTAGgatgtgttttctgttcttgtgcTGTATTGTAACATCCACAGAAAAAGTCAGTGAAACAGTTTTTCTCTCCAGGAGAAACTGTAAAGTTTAATAATGGAAAGTTGTTGAGTACACTAAGGAAATTAACTTTCAACATTTAGAAACTCCTTCCTGCTTGCTGCTTTGAATTCTGCTCATCTGTTATTACCACTAACATCAATAAAGTATCTTGAGATAACAAGATGATTTGACAGTGATCCCcgcaaagcagcagcacaaaaataagaaaggtaACTCCGGTATTTTAAAGCAGGTACAGGAAGCTTCCGCTTTCTATTTCTGCTCTGACTAGAAAGtctggaaaaggaaacaaatgcacagtttatcaaaaaaaaaagtcacaactTCTTTGGAGTTAAAACTACTAAATGTATTAAATGGAActgtataaaaccagaaatgtcTGTGTTAACTTACCGAGATTCCCACACTGCCGAGGGACAGAGGAACTCAACGGAGCGGCCTCTTCCTTCTGCACGTTCTGTGCCTCCGCGCTGACAACTCCCAGCTGCTTcatctttgctgttttctgttcccCCCGCCAGGCTACGGGCTGCCGGTTGTGTGCACGGACTGCAGCGGCAGCACGGACAGCATGAACGTCCACATCTACCCCAAGGAGTCGGAGTTCTACTCTGAGAGCCTGAAGAATATGGATAATCCCTACCCCAGCACACTGAGCAGCAAAGAACGAAATAGGAAGAGGGGTGCAGGCACCGGCGTTCTTCCCCGTCAGCCGTGCAACGGGATTGCCAGCGGCCCGAGGACGGAAACGGACGGGACCCTCTACCCCAGCAACCATGATAGAATAAGACCTGTGAGCACGACCAGCCCGCTGCTGGCAGACAAACACGGTACGTCCTTCTTTGGGGGTGTTTTTGTCTCCCCAGATGCAGTATGAACCGTCTGGGTTGTATCAGAGCcctgtttctgctctggctcAAGGCCAGGAATGGTACTGGCAgggttggtttgatgtggagtgcTGGGACAAGCATCAACTATAACCCCGCTGGTTCTTGGGTTTCTTGCAGGCTCTACGCAAGCAGCAGCGAAGCCTTCGGAGCTTAACAACCTTAATTTGGTGAGAGCTTCACCGGCAGGAGGGTCATTAAAGCAACTGAACGTGCTTCCTGAAATTTCCCCAACACTACTGGATCTGCAGAGCGAAGCAGAAGTGAAACAGGCTCTGCTGTCCAACGGCTGCGCACCCGCGCCCAGCGACTCCCTTCACGAGTTGAAGCCACCGAACACATCGCTGGACTGAGAGGACAGGCTGCCACGTGCAAACTAACAAACacactattatttttgttatttttttttgcacagagTATATAGGCTACTTACTTCTACCTCAACTCTTGAACTGATGACCTGTCAAAGGCAAACAACTGAGGTATGAGAAACAAGCTTGTATGGGGAACAAACTCCTGTTCGAGCGTCATCTGTTTGTACATAGTTTAAAACTTCCCTGAGAAGTATGAAGCGTTCAAAAGTTGACTTGCATATGAAGCACATAAATGCAAGGGATTATTGTGTAAAGAGAAAAGTATTTGATAAACTTGTACATAAGAGttttcatatataaatatatatatatatatatatataaaaatatatatatatcttttacAGAGGCTATTTTAATCTTTAGTGCATGGAAAACTGAGTGAAATTTTACAATTTTGGCAATATTGTTTTCAGTATCAGGTTGCTGTTAAACTTTGTGAGAGAAATAATTCTGGTGCCTTAAATGCATAAGCAGAACTTCAAAAAGCCAGATTGCTCCAAAGGGATTGTCCTCTTTTCGATGGAAGTTCCTTTAAATCAACTATCAATTGGGTTACTTAGCACAAATTTCCTTCCCCTTTGTGATTTATTGCACTTAACACACATTTAAACCGAGATCTTCAACTGTTTCAAGTGAAGtttataggaaaaaacaaaatatgcagTGAGAAATTACATAgcaacctgattttttttcctgttggtgGAAGAACTTAAATTCCATTGCTTTTCAAAACGGTGCGATACTCTGGAGGGGACCACACAAGAGGCACTAAATAATTCGGCAACAGTGCGGAGCCCCAAACCAACCGGCCGCAATGGCTGTTGGGAGCAGTGAGCAGTcattagcaaaataaataatttatgcaATAAAGTGTGGGGTGGTCTCGTGtattcagaaaacagcagaaggcGTTATCTGCCCATAGGTGCTGCTACAGCACTGATCCCCTACAGACTGAATTACAGGCATTTCCCTCCCAAGTGGATGCAGTTTTAGCTGTATAAGGCGAATACAACGAGATACAACCCAGCCCCGTTCAGAAGGAATAACCCATGACCAGTATAATGCATTTTAAcacctccaaaaaaaaaatacatctgttcTGGAGGGGGCTTGAAACCATAGAGCTGTTTTGCCAACAAAGCTAAAATCACACTCCTAAGCTGACAGCTGTACTGCTAATTCTTGTCATACTTTCAAGTTTTGTTCCTGCAACAGggtattttgctttcctgttgaACACCATTACCCCGGCTGCAGCCACACTCTTTATGTGAAAATATACACTTAACTGCCTAATGCTGCTTCGTGCAGCAGGTCTAGGCTATTCATTTAGAAGGGAAACTGTATATTTATGGTTGAAAGTACTCTGTTAAATGGACGTCCcaagtatttttatttggtcTTTTAAGTTCATCCAtgaatggggggaaaaaaaaagaaatacccaCCTTGGTCAAACAGATCTTTGTCACTTCCAATGTCACTatgatgctttttatttatagaCAGGCTGCTTTCTGTCGGTGTTGGTACCTGTGGATGGAGGACTCCCTTCCAGTTACTTGTAATTTGAGTTCTGCTAACATGAGGTTGCTAACTCTGGTGATGACTACTTCAGGGGAAGGTGatttttggggcttttttttgggggggggaggaggggagttactattttttctttaggagCAACTCAAATGCCAGTTCCACTGAAACCAGGTCTGCTGGAAATCCACCTTTGCTAGTGCTGTGGCTCAAGCATccaaaataaaggcagaaaCATCTAATTTTGTGTTCAGATCCATCACTTAGCGCTGCTGAATCCGCGCGGCCTTACCTTGAGGAGCC from Columba livia isolate bColLiv1 breed racing homer chromosome 10, bColLiv1.pat.W.v2, whole genome shotgun sequence carries:
- the LRIG1 gene encoding leucine-rich repeats and immunoglobulin-like domains protein 1 isoform X2: MGGRAGGGAATCCGVANVGPRRVALGPGGERWGRAGPAEQRRERRGGSQHRGSAPGTGSTSSRRAGAVRREGGEGGSRGGDTDPTRPPVPARRRVDAGAVTAPRGCAASGRGDAAGSGAALSAYGAPRRYRCAPRRGRPCRLLLPPRTFSGAGYKMAVPPRAGGGATALLLLGLLGSAAADCPAGCACGGELLSCGGLALPAVPRDLPRWPRHVNLSYNKLTEIDPSAFEGLSNLQEMRLNNNELTTIPSLGPAAASVRSLHLHHNRIRSIESSQLKPYVTLETLDLSFNDITEIRNGCFPQGLHIKELYLGSNRISTLEPGAFDSLSRSLLMLRLSKNRITQLPVKAFRLPRLIQLELNRNRIRLIEGLTFQGLDSLEVLKLQRNNISKLTDGAFWGLAKMQVLHLEYNSLREVNSGSLYGLSSLHQLHLSNNSISRINPDGWSFCQKLHELILSYNNLTRLDEGSLADLGGLHVLRLSHNSINHIAEGAFKGLKNLRVLELDHNDISGTIEDTNGAFTGLENLSKLTLFGNKIKSVAKKAFSGLEALEHLNLGDNAIRSIQADAFAKMKSLRQLHINSDSFLCDCQLKWLPQWLVEKELQSSVVATCAHPESLKSKSIFAILPESFVCDDFPKPQIIIQPETTVAVLGKDIRFTCSAASSSSSPMMFAWKKDNEMLHNAEIENFAHVRAKDGEVMEYTTILHLRHVTFTHEGRYQCIITNHFGSTYSNKARLTVNVLPSFIKTPHDITSRTGTTARLECAAEGHPTPQIAWQKDGGTDFPAARERRMHVMPDDDVFFITDVKIEDMGVYSCTAQNSAGSVLANATLTVLETPSLIHPLEDHVVSVGETVALQCKATGSPPPRITWLKGDQPLIVTERHHFTSGNQLLIVRNVVLEDAGKYTCEMSNTLGTERAHSHVSILQSLGCRKDRTTVGIITIAVVCSIVLTSLVWVCIIYQTRKKSEEYSVTNTDETIVPPDVPSYLSSQGTLSDRQDVVVRVENQQPNGHIDSNGICQTDAGRCPDVEAATAGCRQPKLCIGYSKDTWKTEDVADGMLVPDKTGYGLPVVCTDCSGSTDSMNVHIYPKESEFYSESLKNMDNPYPSTLSSKERNRKRGAGTGVLPRQPCNGIASGPRTETDGTLYPSNHDRIRPVSTTSPLLADKHGSTQAAAKPSELNNLNLVRASPAGGSLKQLNVLPEISPTLLDLQSEAEVKQALLSNGCAPAPSDSLHELKPPNTSLD
- the LRIG1 gene encoding leucine-rich repeats and immunoglobulin-like domains protein 1 isoform X1, with the protein product MGGRAGGGAATCCGVANVGPRRVALGPGGERWGRAGPAEQRRERRGGSQHRGSAPGTGSTSSRRAGAVRREGGEGGSRGGDTDPTRPPVPARRRVDAGAVTAPRGCAASGRGDAAGSGAALSAYGAPRRYRCAPRRGRPCRLLLPPRTFSGAGYKMAVPPRAGGGATALLLLGLLGSAAADCPAGCACGGELLSCGGLALPAVPRDLPRWPRHVNLSYNKLTEIDPSAFEGLSNLQEMRLNNNELTTIPSLGPAAASVRSLHLHHNRIRSIESSQLKPYVTLETLDLSFNDITEIRNGCFPQGLHIKELYLGSNRISTLEPGAFDSLSRSLLMLRLSKNRITQLPVKAFRLPRLIQLELNRNRIRLIEGLTFQGLDSLEVLKLQRNNISKLTDGAFWGLAKMQVLHLEYNSLREVNSGSLYGLSSLHQLHLSNNSISRINPDGWSFCQKLHELILSYNNLTRLDEGSLADLGGLHVLRLSHNSINHIAEGAFKGLKNLRVLELDHNDISGTIEDTNGAFTGLENLSKLTLFGNKIKSVAKKAFSGLEALEHLNLGDNAIRSIQADAFAKMKSLRQLHINSDSFLCDCQLKWLPQWLVEKELQSSVVATCAHPESLKSKSIFAILPESFVCDDFPKPQIIIQPETTVAVLGKDIRFTCSAASSSSSPMMFAWKKDNEMLHNAEIENFAHVRAKDGEVMEYTTILHLRHVTFTHEGRYQCIITNHFGSTYSNKARLTVNVLPSFIKTPHDITSRTGTTARLECAAEGHPTPQIAWQKDGGTDFPAARERRMHVMPDDDVFFITDVKIEDMGVYSCTAQNSAGSVLANATLTVLETPSLIHPLEDHVVSVGETVALQCKATGSPPPRITWLKGDQPLIVTERHHFTSGNQLLIVRNVVLEDAGKYTCEMSNTLGTERAHSHVSILQSLGCRKDRTTVGIITIAVVCSIVLTSLVWVCIIYQTRKKSEEYSVTNTDETIVPPDVPSYLSSQGTLSDRQDVVVRVENQQPNGHIDSNDGSFVTGICQTDAGRCPDVEAATAGCRQPKLCIGYSKDTWKTEDVADGMLVPDKTGYGLPVVCTDCSGSTDSMNVHIYPKESEFYSESLKNMDNPYPSTLSSKERNRKRGAGTGVLPRQPCNGIASGPRTETDGTLYPSNHDRIRPVSTTSPLLADKHGSTQAAAKPSELNNLNLVRASPAGGSLKQLNVLPEISPTLLDLQSEAEVKQALLSNGCAPAPSDSLHELKPPNTSLD
- the LRIG1 gene encoding leucine-rich repeats and immunoglobulin-like domains protein 1 isoform X3, whose amino-acid sequence is MFGIPDTSTKHFRNLSYNKLTEIDPSAFEGLSNLQEMRLNNNELTTIPSLGPAAASVRSLHLHHNRIRSIESSQLKPYVTLETLDLSFNDITEIRNGCFPQGLHIKELYLGSNRISTLEPGAFDSLSRSLLMLRLSKNRITQLPVKAFRLPRLIQLELNRNRIRLIEGLTFQGLDSLEVLKLQRNNISKLTDGAFWGLAKMQVLHLEYNSLREVNSGSLYGLSSLHQLHLSNNSISRINPDGWSFCQKLHELILSYNNLTRLDEGSLADLGGLHVLRLSHNSINHIAEGAFKGLKNLRVLELDHNDISGTIEDTNGAFTGLENLSKLTLFGNKIKSVAKKAFSGLEALEHLNLGDNAIRSIQADAFAKMKSLRQLHINSDSFLCDCQLKWLPQWLVEKELQSSVVATCAHPESLKSKSIFAILPESFVCDDFPKPQIIIQPETTVAVLGKDIRFTCSAASSSSSPMMFAWKKDNEMLHNAEIENFAHVRAKDGEVMEYTTILHLRHVTFTHEGRYQCIITNHFGSTYSNKARLTVNVLPSFIKTPHDITSRTGTTARLECAAEGHPTPQIAWQKDGGTDFPAARERRMHVMPDDDVFFITDVKIEDMGVYSCTAQNSAGSVLANATLTVLETPSLIHPLEDHVVSVGETVALQCKATGSPPPRITWLKGDQPLIVTERHHFTSGNQLLIVRNVVLEDAGKYTCEMSNTLGTERAHSHVSILQSLGCRKDRTTVGIITIAVVCSIVLTSLVWVCIIYQTRKKSEEYSVTNTDETIVPPDVPSYLSSQGTLSDRQDVVVRVENQQPNGHIDSNDGSFVTGICQTDAGRCPDVEAATAGCRQPKLCIGYSKDTWKTEDVADGMLVPDKTGYGLPVVCTDCSGSTDSMNVHIYPKESEFYSESLKNMDNPYPSTLSSKERNRKRGAGTGVLPRQPCNGIASGPRTETDGTLYPSNHDRIRPVSTTSPLLADKHGSTQAAAKPSELNNLNLVRASPAGGSLKQLNVLPEISPTLLDLQSEAEVKQALLSNGCAPAPSDSLHELKPPNTSLD